From a region of the Theobroma cacao cultivar B97-61/B2 chromosome 8, Criollo_cocoa_genome_V2, whole genome shotgun sequence genome:
- the LOC18593145 gene encoding transmembrane protein 18: MEEVRSAVGEHMELMADLVQKLSSELRSGLRPAYNNFIGFFHAIDWKEPWLMCLLAFHVVLLIITIFSRKNTNFQMCLFLLALVGVYLAETLNKFLGDNWKRFATQNYFDPSGLFLSVLWSGPLLAIAIIILINTLFTMCYLIVRWKKAELRHRARLSRNKQD, encoded by the exons atgGAAGAGGTGAGATCAGCTGTGGGGGAGCACATGGAATTAATGGCGGATCTAGTTCAGAAGCTATCTTCGGAGCTCCGTTCGGGCCTACGACCCGCCTACAATAACTTCATAGGATTCTTCCACGCCATCGACTGGAAG GAACCATGGTTAATGTGCTTGCTGGCATTCCATGTTGTCTTACTGATAATAACAATCTTCTCAAGGAAGAATACTAACTTCCAGATGTGTTTGTTCCTTCTGGCAT TGGTTGGTGTATATCTTGCTGAGACGCTCAATAAATTCCTTGGTGACAACTGGAAGAGGTTTGCAacccaaaattattttgatccaAGTGGACTTTTTTTATCAGTACTCTGGTCTGGGCCTCTTCTTGCTATTGCAATCATCATCTTG ATAAACACTCTCTTTACCATGTGTTACCTAATAGTTAGGTGGAAAAAGGCCGAGCTCAGACACCGTGCAAGGCTTTCTCGTAACAAGCAGGATTGA